The DNA segment AAATCTTGACCGGCGAAGAACCGTACGCAGATATGCATTGTGGAGCTATTATAGGTAAGCTTGCTGTTGTAGTCTTCTTGATCTCTGAATGTTATTCTACGCATGCATGTGCCTAATCAGAAATAAAATGACGCACATTTTCACTCAAAATCTCGAGCTCTTCCATTGTTAATATTGCACACATCTATCTATGCATTAATCTAGTTTCTTGATAATGTATTTATCTCGgtctacatatatatatgaaggTGGGATTGTAAATAACACACTCCGGCCACCGATACCGGAACGGTGCGACGTAGAATGGAGAAATTTGATGGAAGAATGCTGGACACATGATCCTGCTATCAGGCCATCTTTTACAGAAATAACAAACAGACTTCGTGCTATGTCCAATGCTCTCCAACCAAAGAGATTCAATAGAGTCAAAAGATGAGAGCTTCTGCATCCCCCCGGGATGAACCTAAAAATCTAGTCCAAATGAGGTTGTATTTGATAGCTTAAGTAGACTTAAGTAAATACATTTCCCTATAATATTACATTCTCCAAATgttgtatattaatttctagtAGATACAGATTTTTTTGGTCAATGCCAACGGATTCGAACCGTTGGAATATCCAAACGCCAAAGTTGGTTTAGAGTAAAGGGCTAAAGGCAACACTTCTTATGAaggtttaatttaaaatttttaattattgtcaAGGATTGGGACCCGAAATAGATATGGGTTTGGTAAATGGGCCAAGATCATGGGCCCGGACCGAGTCCATTTTAGTTTACAAAATGATTCGATTAAAGATGGGAGCAGAGTGGAGTCGAAAGATGAGCGTGTGAAGGGTAATAGGCCACATGAAGCAATAGCTCAACGAGCTTACGTCTCCGTCTTCTTCCTTTCAAAGACTCCATTTTTTTTGCTCTAGCAGACGTAAATTCAAAGCATCTACCACTCTATGATGGTCGGATGCCTTTCAGTGAGCTATCCCGATGTTTTGCCCTCGAGAAACTTGCAATCAAGTTCCAAACCCAGTTTCACTTCTCAGGATGCCTTTATTTTTCTGCAGAAATGCAGCAGCTTCAGACAGCTGAAGCAGATACATGGTAGGATTATCAGAAATGGGTTCTATGATTGTGAATTGATTGCGACGAGATTGCTTCGTCTTTGTTCTTCTTATGGGAAGTTGGATTATGCGACTTTTGTGTTTCTACAAATTGATGAGCCATCCACGTTTGCGTGGAATTTGCTCATCAGAACGTATACTGTAAATGGCTGCTCGCGTCGAGCTATTCTTTTGTATAAATTGATGGTTTGTGACGGGGTGAGATTGGATAAGTTCACGTTCCCATTTGTGATGAAAGCTTGTTTGGATTGTTCCTGCGTTGACAAGGCGAAGGAGGTTTACGGGCTTGCGATCAAAACCGGGTTTTATGGAGACGTGTATTTGGATAatgttttgattgatttgtATTTCAAGTGCGGGTTTTTGGATGATGGGATCAAGGTGTTTCATAAAATGCGTGGGAAAAATGTAGTATCCTGGACAACTGTTGTTGCAGGGCTTGCTTTTGCCGGGAGAATGGATGTAGCACAACAGCTGTTTGATCAAATGCCTGTAAGAAATGTGGTTTCTTGGACTGCCATAATCAATGGATACGCCAAGAGTGGGAAACCCGAAAAGGCATTTGAGTTATTTTCAAGAATGCAGGGTGATAATGTGAGCCCAAATGAGCACACACTTGTTAGTCTTCTCATGGCCAGCACCGAATTGGGGAGCCTTAAATTGGGTTGTTGGGTGCACgactttgcgatcaagaatggGTTTGAGATCGGCCCGTTTCTTGGGACAGCATTGATTGACATGTATAGCAAATGTGGTAGTCTGGAGAATGCTAAACTAGTCTTTGAAAGTATGGAGGATAAGGGTGTAGCTACATGGAATACGATGATCACTAGTCTTGGTGTCCACGGACGTGGTCATGAAGCCATTGCTCTTTTTGGGGAGATGGAGAGGATGAACGTGAAGCCAGATGGCATCACGTTTGTCGGAATCTTGTGTGCTTGCCTGCACATGAACGACTTACAGAAGGCTCGTGAGTATTTTGCTAACATGACGGAAAGATACGGTATCACACCAAGCACTGAACATTACACTTGCTTGTCTGAGATATATTCCCGTGTAGCCGTATAACCAAAATTCCAGCTTCTCACAGGTGGGTGGAAACGAACCTTCCATATATtaaaagattttttattttattttttggcttCTAACAAACATTTTATCAACTAATTGGAGATGCCGTTACAGCACATTCGACATCTGAAAAAGACTGACTCAATCATCCTGTCTTCGCCAAATATCCTACGGCGTGGAGGACATGGATAAGACTCGAATAGTGTAAAATTGTGAGCTTTATGTATTATTCTACAAAGTTAATATACAAATAGTGAGTGACTGATTATATTTTCATACACTGGAACAAGAACGTAGGTAATCAATTTCGGGATATGATCTGTTCCTGCAATGCGGTTCAAAATATGCACAAGGAAAGTGTTTTgaggtaaaaaaataaaaaatttcatggTTTCCAGAGCGTATCTCGGATTATACGGGCCAAGACTCGTGAGGATAGTCGATTAAGCACCTCCGGAAGCACTTTGGCAGTGAGTCCTGGAAACACCGGAAGTAGCTCTTGGATCAGTTGAGGAACATTTAAACCCTGCAGAGTAGAGACGAGATTTATCAGATACAACTGAATGTTTCCGTCATCATCCAGTAAATAGGACAAATGTAACTTACGGTTAGCACAGCCTTGAGCTAAATTTAAAGAATGTATAGTTTATATATTGGTCAAAGTATTAATCATTATTAAGAAATATTTCAATTATGAAATTGTAACATTTGATCTGTGTATCTGCTTCTATATTCCACTAATAAAACTGCTATCTGTAATTCAACATCATCTACTGTATTAGTGTTTCATTCATTGCTATACTTGCCCGTTATTTGTCATACATCCAATATATTATCGGGTATTCACTAGGGCGTGCATGCGAGTATCCAATCAGTGAAGAAATAATCCAAATTGTAGCAAATGATGTGGTGTTAAGGTTAAAATTTAATGTTAAATTTTCCGTTGTGGACTCGAGATTGGTGGGGAACGATATTCTCGAAAATATGCCAATGAGATGATGAATAATTCCAACACTACCCAGTCTTAAACAAAGAAAGCATCATGATACCAGAACTTGTCTTGTAAGCAGTTAAACACTAAATCTACCATCTTTACCCAGTTTAAATAGGTTTTAGAATCATTGTTCTGATGGTGCAACTTCCCACTGGGACATAAAAAATCCACGGAACTTTTCCTTGCACTAGTGAtgaaaataaaactcaaagaatTGTATTTACCTTATCTGACGAAGGTACAGTTCCAGCACCCAAGAATCCAACGATTTTTTGaacattattcaaaataagttGATCCTCCTCGGTGATCGTCGGAAGAAGAGCAGCTGTCCTGAATGGCCCCAGGGTAGGAACCAGGGTAAAAACTGGGGATACATTTCTGATTCCAAGCAGTAGCATTATCTGCACTAACTGCTCCCTTGTAATGGCATCGATGCCCTTAACAATCTGTGTATGAGTTACCCAAGAAAATCATTAATTTGGAGCACAAAATCTCTTTGCAGAAACGGAGAAGAATCTAACGAATGACATTTTAAGTCACTCGATATAGTTGTTGACCTATAATgttgataaaacaattattacaAAGTTTTTGCAGTAAAATGGTACAGTAAACCATCTTGACCTTTATCAGTTTCATATGGCCAATATATGAATTTACTAGCTTTCCATATAAACATGAATATGATTCCAAATCGGTAGAAACCCATGGTTTCTCTCATCAGCAGAGTTCACAAACCATAAATACTAGAGTGATAACTGAATGCTTCTGAATTACACTTTTACTGAATTTGCCCAAGCAAATCCTCAATATGCTCTAACTAAGATATGCACTGGCAAGTCAAACAGCTAGCAAATATGGAAAACAAAGCATAACGGTACCTCATCTAGCAGAAAATCTCGGAAGAAGTTCCCCTTATCAGATAGTAAAAAAGCCAAAGCTGCTCTTGTTTGGATTGGCTGTGCTTGTGAATCACTGGTCGTAAAACCAGGAAGTAAattgtttgtttgactttgtaGAATCCCAAGATCTGCCATTCTTCCATTCAGATTTTCTCCACCTCCACTCTTTGCCGCTTCTATGAAATTCTCAAAAGCTTGCATGACATCAATAAATCTTTCAGCATCAAAGATACCAGTTTTCCCATATATTGTGTAGCGTAAAGCACTTCTTAGACGAGGAGATTCGTCAGTGAGCAGCCTCTAAAATTCACAAGAGAGAAAGGACAAAAAATACTATTCAATTTTATATgaagttgagaaaaaaattcaataaatcactAAAAATAAAGAACACCCCGTTGCTAAACACAAATACCTAACATGACATGACATTTATATCATAAAAGATTTCCGTCGAAAAAGATAACCAAATACACATCACATTCTCAAAACAGTAAAATCTCTAACCAGTGTATTTCAGTACCTGTGCAATGTATGGATAGGCTTCATCTACAATGGCGAAATCAGGATTTCCCACCAAAGCTATGCCCTCCAGCACCCCAATTGCTCTAATTATAAGTGCAAAATACGGTGGAATTCTGAATGGATAATCAAATGTTATCTGTGCTAAATCTGAAGCCAGCTCCTGAAAGTTGATATTTTTTGCGCCCCCACCCTCGAGCGCCTGATCGAAAACTTTGGCAAGTACAGGTAAAATAGGTTCCAAATTAACGCCTTCTGGAATAAAGCCTAGTTTAACAAAATCTTTTACGATTGCACCATAATCTCGATGAATAAGGTGAGCAATAGCTTCAATCATGCCATATTTCTGATCATCTGTCAATTTTGTCACCAGGCCTGCCATATTTTACACCAGTCAATAATATGCAAGGGAACAGAGTTTACATTTGGTGGTATGCAAAGCTCTGAAACGAAAGAGAGAAAAACAGTTGGATTAAATAATCACATCAGTTCTTTCATTCTTTCATCCTGTTCACCTTATAAATGTACATAAATCCATAAAATATAacagaaaaatattataaagctCAATGAATTCATACTTACAAAAGGTCGTCAAATATATAATCATAAAAGAATCTGAAAATTTTGCAACAAGTTACTCATGAAACAATGTGGTTTGTCTTTATTCTAGTATGTCACCATATATGTAAAACATCAGGAAGCAAGCAAGCACTTCCAGCTCTCGCTTCTGTCACTCACTGATTTCACGAAACCTCATCCCAATAATAAACTTCCCTTTCCACCTCATTCAAGTGAGATTTCTGGCATACAATAGCATAGATTTcactaaaattcaaaattaatttcacAGAGCAGTAGTAAATAAAAAGCCTAATTCTACTGGAGGAAGTAATCTGAAGCTCATAAagaaattcaacaaaaaaaaaggcGCACAATAAACATTTTACCGAAATCCAATATAGCCAGCTTCCCATCTGGGGTCCGAATTAAATTTCCCGGATGTGGATCGGCATGGAAAAAGCCCGTGTCAAGCAACTGCAAATCAAGAAAAAGTAAGCAAGAGGAGTTTGTGGATGAATATAAAGGAGCTTTCTTTTTACTGATGATGTAGATTCCTAAGTAGCAACTTCTTAATATTTATCGCATCAATTTACGACCAGGCATATATATAACGTTCAAATCGGCACATaacaatttcaattttttattttaaagatatTTGAACTACCAAGCATGGAGTGGCATCTGGCATTTTCGATTAGGCAACCATTAAAACTCAATATCAACACTAATTACCTGATTAAGGTAGCATATAACTCCAACATTAACCAACTCTCCAACATCACTTTCAGTACTTTGTGACAGCTTCTCCCCATCTATCCATTGTGTTGTCAGTACCTTCCTAGCAGTATATTTTTTATAAGTCTTGGGCACAACTACCTGTAAGTTCGAATTTTAGGAAGTGTGATAAATCACAAATAAGGTTTTCATTACTTCTTTGGTTTTGACTTGTGATTTTGATCAATAACTTTGTTCAAGGAAAGTTACCTGGGGAAGGTCTTTCTTCATCATTTCTGCAAATATAGTTCCATTTTCCCCTTCATTAACATAATCAAGCTCCTCAAAGAAGCGAGCAGCCCATTCATCAACCAATCCAACAACATCAATAGAAATCTGAAGAAAATAGATGTCATTGGATCTGTAGATGCATTTTTTTAATCATCTCTTTGGCAAGTTATATAGAAATGGGAACACAACAATCTATACCTGAGGAAATTTACGAAGAAAAAGTCCCAAGTTCCTTATGATGAACAAGTCAACTGTAACAGTCTCAAGGACAAAAGGTCTTTGAACCTTGACAGCTACTAAATCCCCAGTTTCCTTTATCCGGCCCTTATAGACCTGGCCCAGTGATGCTGCCATTTATTTCCATAAGAATGCAATAAATAAGCTTCTGGTATTGCCCAAGGCCCAAGGGAAAAATCATAAACTTGAACTTCTGAAATATTATACTCTATGCCATGTTGTGTCATCAGTAATTTGATACAAATAAATGCTGGTAAACCATTGAAGGCTTACAAGAGTACCTGCAGCGATAGGGGAAGGAGAAAGTTCAGAGTATAAGTTATACCACGGCTGTCCAAGCTCTTCTTCAATAAGTGCCATAGCCACATCATCTGGAAACGATGGAACCTGCAAACGCAACGGACAACCAAGCCAACAATTAAAACCCTGATCACTCACATGTACACGTGAAAAATTTTCTGGCCAGAGGGCAGATAAAATGTTAGAAATGGTGTTGTCAAAGTTTCCATCGATGAGCCatgcaactaataaaataaatggcATGGCTAACATAAAATTCCAGTAGACCAGTACCCTGGACCTAATTGGGCCATGCAGAAGAAAGAGCTGCATGGCACACTATGTTTCCCTTTAGCATTTCTATGACTTAGCTCACAAGGAAAGGAATTCACAGTCTTATCTAGATTGCATTTCCGCATTTCATATAAACTCAACCTTGCAAATATCACAATGCATACCCGATTAACCAGTGGTTCAGTATTGAGCAATGTATTTCTcgcttaaaaaatttatttagatAAAGTGAATATAGCCTTGTTTAGGACAATACAAGATCAATACAAGTTCTCTTCAATTGAACACATTCTGgaacaaaaagaaaaagaaatttacgAATTAAGATTATCATAATTCATAAAGTTCCAAATTGCTGAAATCCAATAAAATTTGCCTTCGAAGGCCGTAGGCTATTTATCTAAGACAAATGTGGCATGTCAAACAAAGTCAAGttgatatgaaaaattaatttacCTTGTCACAAAGCTTTTGTAGTTCAACCATTGCCACTGGTGACAGTATATCCGGACGGATGCTCAATGCTTGCCCAAGCTTTATGTATGCTGGTCCCAAAGAGGTAACTATTTCCCTCAATTCAATAGCTCGGGCAACCTCATTCTATTTAGATAGAAAGAAACAAAGATTAGATGAAAAATGAAAGGCTCAGTTTAAAGAGGTGATGCCTATATAAAACACATGATTTTGCGAACTCAAGGACTTTGTATATTTAATGCTTATAGCACTATATCTTGATTCAACAAGCAAGGGAAACTCACTGGTGGATAAGAGAATGCATATGGTCCATAAAGATACCGCACAGAAATTGTCATAAGTATCTCAAAGGTTGATAGAAAAATAAATTCGAAATAATCAAATGTAAAGTGGCAACTTAAAGAAGCAACACAAAACTGGCACTTCACCTCTTTTAGCTTGTTGTTTATGAAATCCCACGAAAGGCGAGAAAGAAAGCCTCCAGCCACACTCAATAATTGGACTATACGAGTGGCGACAGCACGTGGCCTTTTTCCCCAGTAAGCAGCAATGGTATGAGGTTCATAAACCAATGGCAAAAACTCACTGCTCTCATCAACCTGAAGAAGCATAATACATCTCAAGGGATTACAAAGGCATTGCAAACCTGCCACAATTTTGTTTTACTACGAAATATCGAGAACTAGCTTATGTTGATCAAACCAATCAAATCACACACTGTTGCATTTCGAATAAATCGGTATTCGCTCTACATCAAGAAAAACATTCTACAAAATAAAATAGTCAATATGAGAACAATACAAAATATCATAGAACACAAACTTGATTTTTCTGCCATCATTGTGAGTTTtatgaaaaatttgaaatag comes from the Henckelia pumila isolate YLH828 chromosome 1, ASM3356847v2, whole genome shotgun sequence genome and includes:
- the LOC140869819 gene encoding pentatricopeptide repeat-containing protein At3g26630, chloroplastic, whose amino-acid sequence is MMVGCLSVSYPDVLPSRNLQSSSKPSFTSQDAFIFLQKCSSFRQLKQIHGRIIRNGFYDCELIATRLLRLCSSYGKLDYATFVFLQIDEPSTFAWNLLIRTYTVNGCSRRAILLYKLMVCDGVRLDKFTFPFVMKACLDCSCVDKAKEVYGLAIKTGFYGDVYLDNVLIDLYFKCGFLDDGIKVFHKMRGKNVVSWTTVVAGLAFAGRMDVAQQLFDQMPVRNVVSWTAIINGYAKSGKPEKAFELFSRMQGDNVSPNEHTLVSLLMASTELGSLKLGCWVHDFAIKNGFEIGPFLGTALIDMYSKCGSLENAKLVFESMEDKGVATWNTMITSLGVHGRGHEAIALFGEMERMNVKPDGITFVGILCACLHMNDLQKAREYFANMTERYGITPSTEHYTCLSEIYSRVAV
- the LOC140869664 gene encoding uncharacterized protein — its product is MDAAMQLVYCGIDHQHRNSSGFSTFLNAKPSSRYFFPRMIGSRRRNSVVKAVATEPRPSKASPPTKVVNGSAKTASKSVNGVSTRVQDVSQEIKRVRAQMEENEQLAVLMRGLRGQNLKDTLFADDSIKLRLVEVDESSEFLPLVYEPHTIAAYWGKRPRAVATRIVQLLSVAGGFLSRLSWDFINNKLKENEVARAIELREIVTSLGPAYIKLGQALSIRPDILSPVAMVELQKLCDKVPSFPDDVAMALIEEELGQPWYNLYSELSPSPIAAASLGQVYKGRIKETGDLVAVKVQRPFVLETVTVDLFIIRNLGLFLRKFPQISIDVVGLVDEWAARFFEELDYVNEGENGTIFAEMMKKDLPQVVVPKTYKKYTARKVLTTQWIDGEKLSQSTESDVGELVNVGVICYLNQLLDTGFFHADPHPGNLIRTPDGKLAILDFGLVTKLTDDQKYGMIEAIAHLIHRDYGAIVKDFVKLGFIPEGVNLEPILPVLAKVFDQALEGGGAKNINFQELASDLAQITFDYPFRIPPYFALIIRAIGVLEGIALVGNPDFAIVDEAYPYIAQRLLTDESPRLRSALRYTIYGKTGIFDAERFIDVMQAFENFIEAAKSGGGENLNGRMADLGILQSQTNNLLPGFTTSDSQAQPIQTRAALAFLLSDKGNFFRDFLLDEIVKGIDAITREQLVQIMLLLGIRNVSPVFTLVPTLGPFRTAALLPTITEEDQLILNNVQKIVGFLGAGTVPSSDKGLNVPQLIQELLPVFPGLTAKVLPEVLNRLSSRVLARIIRDTLWKP